A genome region from Setaria italica strain Yugu1 chromosome III, Setaria_italica_v2.0, whole genome shotgun sequence includes the following:
- the LOC111256725 gene encoding uncharacterized protein LOC111256725 encodes MDWNRGDQVLLAVENLKMDSYNIESSNADCLDSRPLKKPKCEQLNDCDLSPSPRSSTYIESSPVYDLDARPLKEVKSEQMNDLDISLSPPSPTTLGSSSPGNNSYTIDSIVAEKVACSELLDFDSDNDRRIHQNQHEQYKVDQTYDYLPQDYEMTDLDYCAQITIETSSESDILVKIDDIFVTQAQLLCLLDPLKFLNDDVISAYICCIKDQAHLKSRDDVKFYFENPFISVLLKRDGKLGVGQDGNNMTKIVRNYLKHEMVLIPINIKELHWYLAIINTLKCEIQVLDSLCWDSNRGDLVDTLQGLQYHLNIIGRQQNMISHKWKDLQIISWKITEQLQEPMQKDGELSGYLVSLFMCIWKDEELQLPVLKDGYELRKQFMAQLLTYKENECEENMPAGVRDFLRYINATQS; translated from the exons ATGGATTGGAATCGAG GAGACCAGGTCCTGCTCGCCGTCGAGAATCTG AAAATGGATTCTTATAACATTGAATCAAGCAATGCTGATTGTTTAGATTCTCGACCTTTAAAGAAACCAAAATGTGAACAGTTGAATGATTGCGATCTGTCACCATCGCCTCGATCATCCACCTACATTGAATCAAGCCCTGTATATGATTTAGATGCTCGGCCCTTGAAGGAAGTAAAATCTGAACAGATGAATGATCTTGACATATCACTGTCGCCTCCCTCACCAACCACCCTGGGATCATCATCTCCG ggaAATAATTCTTATACTATTGATTCAATTGTAGCCGAGAAAGTGGCATGTTctgaattgcttgactttgattCAGATAATGACAGAAGAATTCATCAAAATCAACATGAACAATACAAAGTCGATCAAACATATGACTATCTCCCACAAG ATTATGAAATGACAGACCTGGACTACTGTGCTCAAATAACAATAGAAACATCTTCAGAATCTGATATACTTGTGAAGATAGATGACATTTTTGTCACACAAGCTCAATTGTTATGCTTGCTAGATCCATTAAAATTCCTAAATGATGAT GTCATCAGCGCGTATATATGTTGCATAAAGGATCAAGCCCATTTAAAAAGTAGGGATGATGTTAAATTTTACTTTGAGAATCCCTTTATTTCTgtattgcttaaaagggatggCAAGCTTGGAGTTGGTCAAGATGGTAACAATATGACAAAGATTGTGAGAAACTATCTAAAGCATGAAATG GTTctaattccaataaatatcaaAGAATTACATTGGTATTTGGCTATTATTAACACACTGAAGTGTGAAATACAAGTACTTGACTCATTGTGTTGGGACTCCAACCGAGGTGACCTCGTCGATACG CTGCAAGGACTACAATATCATTTGAACATAATTGGAAGGCAACAAAACATGATTAGCCATAAGTGGAAAGACCTCCAGATTATTTCATGGAAAATCACAGAACAACTACAAGAGCCAATGCAGAAAGATGG GGAACTATCCGGTTATCTTGTTTCTCTCTTCATGTGCATATGGAAAGATGAAGAACTACAGTTGCCAGTTTTAAAG GATGGCTACGAACTAAGAAAACAATTTATGGCACAACTATTAACTTACAAGGAGAATGAATGTGAAGAAAATATGCCTGCTGGTGTTCGAGACTTTCTTAGGTATATCAATGCTACTCAAAGTTAG
- the LOC101779693 gene encoding uncharacterized protein LOC101779693 — protein sequence MSSSSSALAKGKSAIGSSSGSAKFEAKGKSSSAAAAATKRATTTAARGRGKAVKKVYSLPGQKFDPPEEREPLRIFYESLSKQIPSSEMAEFWLMEHGLLSPERAKKAYERKQKRQQQVRMGTPIKPSGSKDRPESSKKPVASSNMDSKAKKRVYYSNDDDEFIVKMKRSRG from the exons atgtcgtcgtcgtcgtcggccctGGCGAAGGGCAAGTCCGCCATTGGATCCTCATCCGGATCTGCCAAATTCGAG GCCAAAGGGAAATCCTCCTCGGCAGCAGCCGCAGCCACCAAGCGAgcaaccaccaccgccgccagggGCAGGGGGAAGGCTGTCAAGAAGGTGTACTCGCTGCCCGGCCAGAAGTTCGATCCTCCGGAGGAGAGGGAGCCCCTGAGGATATTCTACGAGTCGTTGTCCAAGCAGATCCCCTCCAGCGAGATGGCTGAATTCTG GTTAATGGAGCATGGTTTGCTGTCTCCAGAGAGAGCAAAGAAAGCATATGAAAGGAAGCAAAAGCGGCAGCAGCAAGTGCGAATGGGCACCCCGATTAAGCCTAGCGGAAGCAAAGATAGACCTGAAAGTTCAAAGAAACCAGTCGCATCGAGCAATATGGACTCGAAGGCAAAGAAAAGAGTTTATTACAGCAACGACGATGATGAGTTCATTGTGAAGATGAAGAGATCCAGGGGATGA